In Zonotrichia leucophrys gambelii isolate GWCS_2022_RI chromosome 8, RI_Zleu_2.0, whole genome shotgun sequence, one genomic interval encodes:
- the GADD45A gene encoding growth arrest and DNA damage-inducible protein GADD45 alpha, whose protein sequence is MTLEELPGERRAAGRMEQAGDALEEVLSKALSQRSLTLGVYEAAKLLNVDPDNVVLCLLAAEEEEAGDAALQIHFTLLRAFCCENDINILRVSNPARLAELLLPAAGPDPPADLHCVLVTNPQASQWKDPALSQLMCFCRESRYLDQWEPVINLPER, encoded by the exons ATGACTCTGGAGGAGCTGCCCGGGGAGCGCCGCGCCGCCGGGAG GATGGAGCAGGCGGGGGACGCGCTCGAGGAGGTGCTGAGCAAGGCGCTGAGCCAGCGGAGCCTCACCCTGGGCGTCTACGAGGCGGCCAAGCTGCTGAACGT GGACCCCGATAACgtggtgctgtgcctgctggcggccgaggaggaggaggcgggcGACGCGGCGCTGCAGATCCACTTCACGCTGCTGCGGGCCTTCTGCTGCGAGAACGACATCAACATCCTGCGCGTCAGCAACCCGGCGCGCCTGgccgagctgctgctgcccgccGCGGGCCCCGACCCGCCCGCAGACCTGCACTGCGTGCTCGTCACG AACCCGCAGGCGTCGCAGTGGAAGGACCCGGCGCTGAGTCAGCTGATGTGTTTCTGCCGGGAGAGCCGGTACCTGGACCAGTGGGAGCCGGTGATCAACCTGCCGGAGCGGTGA